Proteins encoded together in one Dethiosulfovibrio salsuginis window:
- a CDS encoding helix-turn-helix domain-containing protein produces the protein MSIGTRIREARNSRGWSQAKLAEKAGVHPVTLSTWENGEKPSLSSLEKLAVALEIPVGFLLEGENRDVSEPTKPSTGILQAMREQTGLSIEEAAALIHLPAEDLEMMEIHEEKADDALKDKLIKAYGKYLAERDGDIQGMGSKPKKGQSEEDLETLLKMLAAEDPDIVLRFRHVAKNATRLAPEDREFLATLFKAALGKITLEDHTDEY, from the coding sequence GTGTCTATCGGCACTAGAATTAGAGAAGCAAGGAATTCTCGGGGATGGTCACAGGCCAAATTAGCTGAAAAAGCTGGAGTTCATCCAGTGACCCTTTCGACATGGGAAAACGGGGAAAAACCGAGCCTTTCTTCCTTAGAAAAGCTAGCTGTAGCACTGGAAATACCAGTCGGTTTCCTCTTAGAAGGGGAAAATCGTGATGTTTCAGAACCCACAAAACCATCCACAGGAATCCTGCAAGCTATGAGGGAGCAAACCGGCCTATCCATCGAGGAGGCGGCTGCCCTTATACATCTACCAGCGGAAGACCTGGAGATGATGGAAATTCACGAAGAAAAGGCAGACGACGCCTTAAAGGACAAACTCATAAAAGCCTATGGGAAATACCTTGCGGAGAGGGACGGCGACATCCAGGGGATGGGATCGAAGCCGAAGAAGGGGCAGAGTGAAGAGGACCTGGAAACCCTGCTCAAGATGCTAGCGGCAGAGGACCCAGATATCGTGCTGAGGTTTCGCCACGTAGCAAAGAACGCCACCAGGCTGGCCCCGGAAGACCGGGAGTTCCTGGCGACGCTCTTCAAAGCGGCATTGGGCAAGATCACGCTGGAAGACCATACGGATGAATACTAG